A segment of the Aromatoleum aromaticum EbN1 genome:
CACGTTCGTCGGTGCAGGCGGTCACGTTCGTCGGAATGCGCATTCGACTGCAGCAAGGTCGCGGCAGAGCGCAGCGGCGATATACAGGTCGCTCGGCGTCCAGGCCGTGGCGCGCTTGGAGCGGATGACGTCATCCCAGAAGAGGAGGGCATCGTCATCGAGCGGGACCGGCGACACGGGCAGGGGCAAGCTCGCTTCCTGCGCGGCGGCAGCGGCGAACTTCAGCGAGTTGGCGTCAACCTTGCTCATTTTTTCAGCCTTTTTTTCCGAACGAAGAAAAAGACGACTCCGGGCGCGCTTGACAAATCATAAAAAGTGTGGAACATTTTTCGCCCCCCTAGGAGCGGACACGTCGGCCACGCGCAGGTTCTCGATGCGGTCGTCAAGTACATCGTCATTCCGGCGACCGAGCACGCGGTCAGGCCATACGCCGTAGTGCCAAGCCCAGGTCAGTTGTCCGCGTGTGTAGCGCACGCGCTTGTACTGAATGACGTGCTGCTCGCGGCCTCGATCGCACGGGCGGCGACGTTGAACTGCTCCGGCAAGGGTTCCCGCGCGGGTGCCCTTGCTCGGCTGGATGCGCCAGTACAGGGCGCCGTCGCGATAGTCGAAGATGTCGCGCACTTCGGCGGCGTTCAGGGCATAGCTCATTCCCATCCCCTTTCCGCGCCATGCGGTGCGGTCCACGCAAGGTTGCCGGCAGTGAATGACGGCTCGCGCTTGACGATGCTCACGGCCTCGTCCGCGCCGGGCCACTTGATCGGATGCCCGAGCTGGCGCTCAGCGATCCCGCGCAGGTGCGCGAGCTTGTCGGCGTCGCTCTTACCTTCGAGTCCGGGCAGTGCAGCTTCCAGGCGCTCGGCAAGGGCCCGCAGGCGGGACTGGCCGGTGCGGGCCTCATCACGTCGCTGCGCAATGCGCGTGCGCTGGTAGTGTCACCGATCGCCGTAATGGCGCCAAAGCGGGATCGGCGTAAAGGCGCCACGTGGTGATCGGCGTTATGGCGCCAGTGCCGGATCGGCGTAAAGGCGCCAGCCGGTGATCGCCGTATAGGCGCCACCGCAAGATCGCCGTAAAGGCGCCAGGAGGCGGCGCCGAGAGGAAGAAGTCAGCGTTTCGAACGTCCACCCACCGGGCTTAACCTGCCGAGTTTTTTCGGCCGGAAGAGTCCATGAGCAAACGGAGGTTCGAGATGTATCAATACCGACAGGTCCTGGTGCGCATGCGCCAGGGAGACGCCGACCGCGACATCGAGCGCTCGGGGCTGATGGGGCGCAAGAAGCTCTCACGACTACGCAAGACCGCGCAGGATCACGACTGGCTGGCGGCGGAGCGTCCGCTCCCCGAGGACGCCGAGCTGGCGGCGGTGTTCCAGGAACGGCCGCTACCGGCGAGCTGCGTATCGAGTCTGGTCGATCACCGCGAGCGGATCACCGCATGGGTCGAGGCTGGCGTTGCCGGCACTGCGATTCATGCCGCATTGGTCAGGAACCACGGTTACGCGGGGAGCTACTCCTCGGTCCGCCGCCTGCTTCAGTCGATCGACGCGAGCACGCCGCCGGCCTCGACTTGTCGCCTCGATTTCGAAGCGGGTGAGGCCGGCCAGGTCGATTTCGGCGCCGGCCCGGTGATGACCGACGTGATGACTGGGGCCAGCTTCAAGACCTGGTTCTTCGTCATGACACTTGCCTGGAGTCGCCACCAGTACGTCGAGTTCGTCCGCGACCAGACGGTCGAGACCTGGCTGGCCTGCCACCGCAATGCGTTCCAGTGGTTCAACGGCGTCGTCAGAGCGGGCCCCGGAAATTCGGACAGCCGGATAGGTGGTAGCCTTGCCCCAGCGATGGCCGCGTGAGCGGCCCTGAAATGGAGCAAGAGCATGACGAGAAGGAAACGGCGAAACCACTCGCCGGCGTTCAAGGCGCAAGTGGCGGTGGCCGCGCTCAAAGGAGACAAGACGCTGGCCGAGCTGGCGCAGCAGTTCGACGTCCATCCGAACCAGATCGCCGACTGGAAGAGCCAGTTGATGGAGCGCGCCGCGCACGTGTTCGGTGACGCCTCGGCGACCGCGACCGCCGCACCGGATCTGACGAAGCTGCACGCCAAGATCGGGCAGCTGACGCTGGAGAATGATTTTTTAGAAAGCGCGCTCACCAAGGCGGGCCTGCTGAGCGCAAGAAAATGATCGACCGCACCCATGAACTGCCGCTGACGCAGCAATGCCGGATTCTGCGTCTGGCGCGCTCGTCGATGTACTACACGCCGCGAGAAGTGTCGGCGCACGATCTGGCGCTGATGCGCCGGATGGACGAACTGCATCTCGAGCACCCGTTTGCCGGAGCGCGGATGCTGCGGGATTTGCTGCGCGCCGAGGGGCATGCGATCGGGCGCAAGCACGTCGGCACGCTGATGCGCCGCATGGGCATCGAGGCGCTCTATCGCAAGCCCAACACGTCCCGGCGCCGCCGCGGTGACGAGATCTATCCGTACCTGCTGCGGGATCTGAAGATCGAACGCCCCAACCAGGCGTGGGCCGCCGACATCACCTACATCCCGATGCGCAAGGGTTTCGTGTATCTGTTCGCCATCATCGATTGGTCCTCGCGCCGAGTGCTGGCGTGGCGGCTGTCGAACACGCTGACCACCGACTTCTGCCCATGTCGTTATACACAACTCAGGCCGCCTCATCGCGTAGCGCCTGTATGGTGGCGGCGGCATCCATGACGCGCTGCAAGCCCAGCCAGATGGTCTTCACACCCGGCTCGCCGTCGCCCTTGCGCGCCAGGAAGCCGCCGAGGGTGGCGATCAGGCGCAGCACTTCGTTGATGGTGGGCGGGGTGGCGGGCGGTTTCTTCTTCGTGAGCAGATACGCGCCGCGGATCTCGTCGGGGTCGAAGAAGAGCGTGGCATCCAGCTCGGGGCAGGTTCGGCCGGTGCGCATCAGATGCGCGATGCGCCAGGCGACGACCATGAACAACGCCAGCGCGCGCTCCAGGCGCTCGATGGCGGACAGTTGCAGCGCTTCGATCCGACAGCCGTTCTTGAGCACGTGAAAGAAAGTCTCGATCTCCCAGCGCGCCCGATACCAGTCGATCAGCTCGACCACGTCGGCAGCCGTCGCAGCTTCCCGGTTGGTGAGCAGGCGCCACTCCACGGGCTTGGTGCCGGCCGGCGCGCCGATCTCGCGCGCCACGATGCAGGTGGCCGATACCGTGCCCGCCTTGCCCGCAGGCAGGCTGACCCGTCGGGCCCACAGTTGCTGGCGCACCTCGCGCGCCTTCTGGCCGTGGCGCGAGCCCATCGTGAACACGATCTCGCCCAGCGGCTCGCCTGCGCAGGTGTGCGACCACAGCTTCGCGCCCTCTGGCAAGCAACGGTTGTGCTTGGCCCGCACCAGCCAGTCGGCCGGCGTGCCCAGCGTCTGGGCGCGCAGCATCATTTCCATCAGATCCGCTTCGCGGTCGGCTACATACACCAGGCGGGTGGTCGCCATCCCCGTGGCCAACTCCGCGACCCGCTCGTAGCCTTCGGGCCAGCGCGCGCTCTCCTTGATGCTGGTGCGCTCGCCTGGTTCATCGACATCCTCGCGCGCCCACATCCACGCATCGAGCACGCCCAGCGGTTCGCGCTCGGGCGTCACCGCATAGGTCGGGTGCAGGTACATGCCGCGGCGCGCCTCGTAGTTCAGCCGCCCCAGACCCGCGATGCCCTGCCCGTTGAAGTCCAGCTCGGTCGTGTCCTGCAGGCACAACACCACCGGATGGGCACGCATGCGGCTGCGGGTGCGCTCCCAATGCGGCGCCAGGATCGCCTGCCAGTCGACCTCGTCGTTGCCCAGGAAGCGGTACGCGCCAACCGTCTCGCCCCAGCCCCGGCACGCCATCGGAATGCCCGCCGTCGGCTTCGCCGACAACCGCTCCATCAGCACCTTCGCCCGCTTGTTCAGTCTCTCGTCGCCCAGCGCCATCCCCGCAAACTCCTCCACCACCCAGCTCTTCGTCGCCAACAGGTCACCCAAATTGCAAAAGTAGACGC
Coding sequences within it:
- a CDS encoding IS4-like element ISAzo5 family transposase, translating into MGDLLATKSWVVEEFAGMALGDERLNKRAKVLMERLSAKPTAGIPMACRGWGETVGAYRFLGNDEVDWQAILAPHWERTRSRMRAHPVVLCLQDTTELDFNGQGIAGLGRLNYEARRGMYLHPTYAVTPEREPLGVLDAWMWAREDVDEPGERTSIKESARWPEGYERVAELATGMATTRLVYVADREADLMEMMLRAQTLGTPADWLVRAKHNRCLPEGAKLWSHTCAGEPLGEIVFTMGSRHGQKAREVRQQLWARRVSLPAGKAGTVSATCIVAREIGAPAGTKPVEWRLLTNREAATAADVVELIDWYRARWEIETFFHVLKNGCRIEALQLSAIERLERALALFMVVAWRIAHLMRTGRTCPELDATLFFDPDEIRGAYLLTKKKPPATPPTINEVLRLIATLGGFLARKGDGEPGVKTIWLGLQRVMDAAATIQALRDEAA